The Methylomusa anaerophila genome has a segment encoding these proteins:
- a CDS encoding NADH-dependent [FeFe] hydrogenase, group A6 gives MITLTIDNQTIAVEEGSTILTAAQKLGINIPTLCYLKDINVIGACRICLVEVQGARTLVPACVAPVAEGMVVRTATPEVIQTRKLILELILSDHPMECLTCVRNKNCELQDLAEEFGIKEIRFEGEKTGYPLDTSSPAIQRDPRKCVLCRRCVAVCANVQTVKALTAENRGFNSLIAPAFNENLANMECVQCGQCSLVCPTAAIQEKDDTDKVWAALADPTKHVIVQTAPAVRVQIGELIGGEPGEITTGRMVAGLRRLGFDKVFDTNFSADLTIMEEGNELLERINKGGTLPMITSCSPGWIKFIEHFYPDLLAHLSTCKSPQQMFGALAKTYYAQKIDINPSDIVSVSIMPCTAKKYECTRPEMFSSGYQDVDVVLTTRELGRMFKQARFDLSNLPDEQYDAPLGIGTGAGQIFGTSGGVTEAALRTLSEVVSGKTLDDINFKAVRGLAGVKEATVKVGDLDVKVAITNGLGNARNVLDKIRTGEADYHFIEVMCCPGGCIGGGGAPISCDPAICSKRCDAMYSEDERMELRKSHLNPAVQELYRDFLEKPLGHKSHELLHTHYTPRGHHPQCD, from the coding sequence ATGATAACATTGACAATTGACAACCAGACAATAGCGGTGGAAGAAGGAAGTACCATTCTTACGGCCGCACAAAAATTGGGAATCAATATACCGACCCTTTGCTACCTGAAGGACATCAATGTCATCGGTGCCTGCCGGATTTGTCTGGTAGAAGTTCAAGGCGCCAGAACCTTAGTACCCGCCTGTGTGGCGCCGGTTGCCGAAGGAATGGTTGTTCGCACCGCCACGCCGGAAGTTATTCAAACTCGTAAGCTGATTCTCGAACTGATTCTTTCGGACCATCCGATGGAGTGTCTTACCTGTGTGCGCAACAAAAACTGTGAACTGCAAGATTTGGCCGAAGAATTTGGCATAAAGGAAATCCGGTTCGAAGGCGAGAAAACGGGCTATCCCCTGGACACTTCCAGCCCTGCAATCCAGAGAGATCCGCGCAAGTGCGTTCTCTGCCGCCGTTGCGTTGCCGTCTGTGCCAATGTGCAGACGGTAAAGGCCCTTACGGCTGAAAACAGAGGCTTTAACTCTCTTATTGCGCCGGCTTTCAATGAAAACCTGGCCAACATGGAATGCGTTCAGTGCGGCCAGTGTTCATTGGTATGTCCCACCGCTGCTATCCAGGAAAAGGACGATACCGATAAAGTGTGGGCGGCGCTTGCCGATCCTACAAAGCATGTTATTGTCCAAACCGCGCCTGCCGTTAGAGTACAGATCGGCGAACTAATAGGCGGCGAGCCGGGCGAAATTACTACCGGCCGGATGGTTGCCGGACTGCGGCGCCTAGGCTTTGACAAGGTTTTCGACACCAACTTCTCCGCTGACCTGACGATCATGGAAGAGGGTAACGAACTGCTGGAGCGAATTAACAAGGGCGGCACTCTGCCGATGATCACCTCCTGTAGTCCGGGCTGGATCAAATTTATTGAACATTTTTATCCTGATCTCTTAGCGCACCTTTCCACCTGTAAGTCGCCACAGCAAATGTTCGGCGCTCTGGCCAAGACTTACTATGCCCAAAAAATAGATATTAATCCGTCTGATATCGTCAGCGTCTCAATCATGCCCTGCACCGCCAAGAAGTATGAGTGTACCCGGCCGGAAATGTTCAGCAGCGGTTACCAGGACGTGGACGTGGTACTTACCACCCGGGAACTGGGACGCATGTTCAAGCAGGCGAGATTTGACTTAAGTAATCTGCCGGATGAACAGTACGATGCGCCGTTGGGTATTGGTACCGGCGCCGGGCAAATTTTCGGCACTTCCGGCGGTGTAACGGAAGCCGCCCTGCGCACCCTGTCCGAAGTTGTCAGCGGTAAAACTCTGGACGACATCAACTTCAAGGCAGTCCGGGGTCTGGCCGGCGTAAAAGAAGCCACTGTTAAAGTGGGCGACCTGGATGTAAAAGTGGCAATTACCAACGGTTTGGGCAATGCCCGGAACGTATTGGATAAAATTCGTACCGGCGAAGCAGACTACCACTTCATTGAAGTTATGTGCTGCCCCGGCGGCTGTATCGGCGGCGGCGGTGCGCCAATTTCCTGCGATCCTGCCATCTGTTCAAAACGGTGCGACGCCATGTACAGCGAAGATGAGCGCATGGAACTGCGCAAGTCCCACCTGAACCCGGCCGTTCAGGAACTGTATCGCGATTTCCTTGAGAAACCGCTAGGCCACAAGTCCCATGAACTGCTGCATACCCATTACACTCCCAGGGGTCATCACCCACAGTGCGACTAA
- the nuoF gene encoding NADH-quinone oxidoreductase subunit NuoF — MKIKSLDELAKIKDTRREALKIRDGVPSPTEKAHIMMCGGAGCISSKCTDVVDAMKEALAKHGIADQVQIILTGCMGPCDMGPVAVIYPQATFYRRLKPKDAEEIVTEHILKGNLISRLLYRTLGSKEPTPCVYDIDLFKKQHKIVLRNNFNIDPTSIEDYIARDGYAALGKAITQMQPADIIDVVKKSGLRGRGGGGFSTGTKWGFTAAAAGYLKYVACNGDEGDPGAFMDRSVLEGDPHSIIEGMTICGRAVGAEQGYVYVRAEYPLAIERLEVAIKKAREWGLLGKDIFGSGFNFDIEIRIGAGAFVCGEETALLTSIEGKRGEPRPRPPFPANSGVWGKPTVLNNVETWANISEIVLKGADWYAGIGTERSKGTKVFALAGKINNTGIVEVPMGTTLREIVFDIGGGIQRNKKFKAVQTGGPSGGCIPEAYLDTPVDYDSLNALGAIMGSGGMIVMDEDSCMVDIAKFFMEFCVDESCGKCTPCRLGTKRMMEILERITAGEGREGDIELLQEIGHMMKSAALCGLGQTAPNPILSTIHHFRSEYEDHIKEHKCAAQVCDFKE, encoded by the coding sequence GTGAAGATAAAGTCTTTGGACGAACTGGCAAAGATTAAAGACACTAGGCGGGAAGCACTTAAAATCCGGGATGGTGTCCCGTCGCCAACTGAGAAAGCCCATATTATGATGTGTGGCGGCGCGGGGTGTATTTCTTCCAAATGTACCGATGTTGTGGACGCCATGAAAGAAGCTCTCGCCAAACACGGGATCGCCGATCAGGTTCAGATTATCTTAACCGGCTGTATGGGACCATGCGACATGGGTCCGGTCGCCGTTATTTATCCCCAGGCTACCTTTTACCGCAGGTTAAAGCCTAAAGATGCCGAAGAGATCGTGACGGAACACATCCTGAAGGGCAATCTGATATCGCGGCTGCTGTACAGGACTCTCGGCTCCAAAGAACCAACTCCCTGTGTTTACGATATCGACTTGTTCAAAAAACAGCATAAGATTGTTTTACGCAACAATTTTAATATTGATCCAACCTCTATTGAGGATTATATCGCCAGGGACGGTTATGCGGCGCTGGGGAAGGCCATTACCCAAATGCAGCCGGCGGATATTATTGACGTGGTAAAAAAATCCGGTCTTCGCGGCCGGGGCGGCGGTGGCTTCTCCACCGGCACGAAGTGGGGTTTTACCGCGGCGGCTGCCGGCTATCTCAAATACGTAGCCTGCAATGGTGACGAAGGTGACCCGGGCGCGTTTATGGACAGGTCCGTCCTGGAGGGCGATCCCCACAGCATTATTGAAGGCATGACCATCTGCGGCCGCGCTGTCGGGGCAGAACAAGGCTATGTCTATGTACGGGCCGAATACCCGCTGGCTATTGAAAGATTGGAAGTCGCCATTAAAAAGGCGCGTGAATGGGGTCTCTTAGGCAAGGATATTTTTGGCTCCGGGTTTAACTTTGACATCGAAATCCGGATTGGCGCCGGCGCCTTCGTTTGCGGCGAAGAAACGGCGCTGCTGACTTCCATTGAAGGCAAGCGCGGCGAGCCGCGGCCCAGACCGCCATTCCCGGCCAACTCAGGTGTCTGGGGTAAACCTACCGTTCTAAACAATGTTGAAACCTGGGCCAATATTTCGGAAATCGTTCTGAAGGGTGCGGACTGGTACGCCGGCATTGGTACCGAGAGGAGCAAAGGGACCAAAGTTTTCGCCCTGGCCGGTAAAATCAACAACACCGGTATTGTGGAAGTGCCTATGGGCACCACTTTACGGGAAATAGTCTTCGATATCGGCGGCGGCATTCAGCGTAATAAAAAATTTAAAGCCGTCCAGACCGGTGGTCCGTCCGGCGGCTGTATTCCGGAAGCTTACCTTGACACCCCGGTGGATTATGACTCTCTTAACGCATTAGGCGCAATCATGGGTTCCGGCGGCATGATCGTCATGGATGAAGACAGCTGTATGGTGGACATCGCCAAGTTCTTTATGGAGTTCTGCGTGGACGAGTCCTGCGGCAAATGTACGCCCTGCCGGCTTGGCACCAAACGGATGATGGAAATACTGGAGCGCATCACTGCCGGCGAGGGAAGAGAAGGCGACATTGAGCTCCTGCAAGAAATAGGCCATATGATGAAGTCGGCGGCTCTATGTGGTTTGGGACAGACTGCGCCCAACCCCATTCTGAGCACTATTCACCACTTTCGGAGTGAATATGAGGATCATATCAAGGAACACAAATGTGCTGCCCAGGTTTGCGATTTTAAGGAATAA
- a CDS encoding NADH-quinone oxidoreductase subunit NuoE family protein: METCVCVCNGEDELTKQLDKVIDEYRGQPSGLIQVLTKAQNLVGYLPKWVQVRIAQGLGLSLQEVYGVCTFYAFFSLIPKGRHKVSVCAGTACYVKGSQMIVKTLREVLGVKPGQTTEDSRFTVELVRCIGACGLAPAVIMDGKDVHGRLTPELIPAVLGEYK, translated from the coding sequence ATGGAAACATGCGTATGTGTTTGCAACGGCGAAGATGAATTGACCAAACAATTGGATAAGGTTATTGATGAGTACAGGGGGCAGCCCAGCGGGTTGATCCAGGTGTTGACCAAGGCTCAGAACCTTGTGGGTTATCTGCCGAAATGGGTTCAGGTTAGAATTGCCCAAGGTTTAGGGTTATCGTTGCAAGAAGTTTATGGCGTTTGCACGTTTTATGCTTTCTTCTCCCTGATTCCGAAGGGCCGGCATAAGGTCAGCGTTTGCGCTGGAACAGCCTGCTACGTTAAAGGCAGTCAAATGATTGTTAAAACCCTTAGAGAAGTATTGGGGGTCAAGCCTGGACAGACTACCGAGGACAGCCGGTTTACGGTGGAATTGGTGCGCTGCATCGGCGCCTGTGGTTTGGCGCCTGCCGTAATTATGGACGGCAAGGATGTTCACGGCCGCTTGACGCCGGAACTTATTCCGGCCGTGCTGGGAGAATACAAGTAA
- a CDS encoding NADH-dependent [FeFe] hydrogenase, group A6 has translation MITLTIDNQTVTVKAGSTILEAAQKAGFNIPTLCYLKDINVVGACRICVVEVQGARTLIPACVAPVDEGMVVRTATPAVIKARKFVLELILSDHPMECLKCVRNQNCELQKLAEEFGVTDIRFEGAKTSHTIDDSSPAIQRDPRKCILCRRCISVCGNIQTVNALTADNKGFDAVIAPAFNERLANMECVQCGQCSLVCPTGAIQEKNDVDKVWAALADPNKHVIVQTAPSVRLQIGEIMGAEPGSIVTGQMVAGLRRLGFHKVFDTNFSADVTVMEEGNELLRRINTGDLLPMITSCSPGWVKFIEHFYPDLLPHLSTCKSPQQMFGALAKTYYAKKVNIDPANIVCVSVMPCTAKKFECSRPEMFSSGYQDVDVVLTTRELGRMFKQARFDVINLPEEEYDAPLGITTGAGQIFGASGGVMEATLRTVCEMVTGKELKNINFTVCRGLAGVKEATLQLGNLQLKVAIINALGNARKVLEKIRAGEADYHFIEVMACPGGCIGGGGGPIPTSNEIRLKRIDAIYTEDAGMVLRKSHDNPAIKKLYAEFLEKPLSDKSHELLHTHYTPRNQYPKCD, from the coding sequence ATGATAACATTGACCATTGATAACCAGACAGTAACGGTAAAAGCAGGAAGCACCATTCTAGAGGCGGCGCAAAAAGCGGGATTCAATATCCCGACGCTGTGTTACCTGAAGGATATCAATGTCGTTGGCGCCTGCCGGATTTGCGTAGTGGAGGTTCAAGGCGCCAGGACCTTAATACCTGCTTGCGTGGCGCCGGTTGACGAGGGGATGGTTGTTCGTACCGCCACGCCGGCGGTTATAAAAGCTCGCAAGTTTGTTTTAGAACTGATTCTTTCGGACCACCCCATGGAATGCCTGAAATGTGTACGGAATCAGAACTGTGAACTACAAAAGCTGGCGGAAGAATTTGGCGTGACGGATATTCGTTTTGAAGGCGCAAAAACGTCCCATACCATCGATGATTCAAGTCCCGCCATCCAAAGAGATCCGCGTAAGTGTATCCTCTGCCGCCGGTGTATTTCCGTCTGCGGCAATATTCAGACCGTAAATGCTCTTACTGCCGACAACAAAGGTTTTGATGCCGTTATCGCCCCTGCTTTCAACGAGCGGCTGGCAAATATGGAATGCGTTCAATGCGGTCAATGCTCCCTGGTATGTCCCACCGGCGCTATTCAAGAGAAAAATGATGTGGACAAAGTCTGGGCTGCTCTGGCCGATCCCAATAAGCACGTTATTGTGCAGACCGCGCCGTCTGTCAGGCTGCAGATCGGTGAAATTATGGGAGCCGAGCCGGGGAGCATCGTTACCGGCCAAATGGTTGCCGGGCTGCGCCGCTTAGGCTTCCACAAAGTATTCGACACCAACTTTAGTGCCGATGTGACCGTCATGGAAGAAGGAAATGAGCTGTTGCGGCGGATCAACACCGGTGATCTTTTGCCGATGATCACTTCATGCAGCCCTGGCTGGGTAAAGTTTATCGAGCACTTTTACCCGGATCTGCTGCCGCACCTTTCCACCTGTAAGTCGCCCCAGCAGATGTTCGGCGCTCTGGCCAAGACTTACTACGCTAAAAAAGTAAACATTGATCCGGCTAATATTGTTTGTGTTTCGGTTATGCCCTGCACCGCCAAGAAGTTCGAGTGCAGCCGACCGGAAATGTTTAGCAGCGGTTACCAAGACGTGGATGTGGTGCTCACCACTCGTGAATTGGGCCGCATGTTTAAACAGGCCAGATTTGACGTTATCAACCTGCCGGAAGAAGAATACGATGCGCCGCTGGGAATTACTACCGGTGCCGGCCAGATTTTTGGCGCTTCCGGCGGGGTGATGGAAGCCACCTTGCGGACCGTCTGTGAAATGGTTACCGGTAAAGAACTTAAAAATATTAATTTTACGGTCTGCCGGGGGCTTGCCGGGGTGAAAGAAGCCACCCTTCAGTTGGGTAATTTACAGTTAAAGGTGGCAATTATTAATGCTTTGGGCAATGCCCGTAAAGTACTGGAGAAAATCCGCGCCGGTGAAGCCGACTACCACTTTATTGAAGTTATGGCCTGCCCCGGCGGTTGTATCGGCGGCGGCGGCGGACCTATCCCGACCAGCAACGAGATCCGTCTTAAGCGCATCGACGCCATTTATACAGAGGATGCGGGCATGGTCCTGCGTAAGTCCCATGATAACCCGGCCATTAAGAAACTGTACGCCGAGTTTCTTGAAAAGCCGCTCAGCGACAAGTCCCATGAGTTGTTGCACACGCACTACACACCGAGAAATCAATATCCAAAATGTGACTAG
- the nuoF gene encoding NADH-quinone oxidoreductase subunit NuoF produces the protein MKLRSLEELAKIKEVRREALNIREGIPSATEKAHIMMCGGAECISSRCAAVIDAMKEALARNGIADQVKIVLTGCMGTCDMGSVAIVFPEGIFYHRLKPEDGAEIIEEHIIKGNLVRRLLYTAPGAKEPTPCIYDIDLFKKQHKIVLRNNFYIDPSSIEDYIARDGYAGLGKAVTQMQPAEIIEEMRRSGLRGRGGAGFSVAMKWGYTALAKGSSKYVVCNGEEGDPGAFMDRSVLEGDPHSIIEGMAIGGRAIGAEKGYIYVRVEYQLAIERLEHAIQKAYERGFLGKNIFDSGFNFDIEIRIGAGAFVCGEETALLTSIEGKRGEPRPRPPFPASEGVWGKPTVLNNVETWANVPKIIHRGADWFASIGSEKSKGTKVFTLAGQVNHIGIVEVPMGTTIKEIIYDIGGGIQGNKEFKAVQIGGPSGGCIPAALLDTPVDYDSLGAPGAIMGSGGMIVMDENTCMVDIAKFFMDFCVDESCGKCSPCRIGTKRMLEILERITTGGGREGDIELLEESGEMIKLTALCGLGYTAPNSVLSTIRYFRNEYEEHIREHKCAANVCQFKK, from the coding sequence GTGAAGTTGAGGTCTTTGGAGGAACTGGCAAAGATAAAAGAAGTGAGGCGTGAAGCTCTTAATATCCGTGAAGGCATTCCGTCAGCAACCGAGAAGGCCCACATTATGATGTGTGGCGGTGCAGAGTGCATTTCTTCAAGGTGCGCTGCTGTCATAGATGCCATGAAAGAAGCCCTTGCCAGAAACGGTATTGCCGATCAGGTGAAAATTGTCTTAACGGGCTGTATGGGGACGTGCGATATGGGCTCTGTCGCTATTGTTTTCCCCGAGGGCATTTTTTATCACCGGTTGAAGCCGGAGGATGGCGCGGAGATTATTGAGGAGCATATTATTAAAGGCAACCTGGTACGGCGGCTGCTGTACACGGCTCCCGGCGCAAAAGAGCCGACTCCCTGTATTTATGACATTGATTTGTTCAAAAAACAGCATAAGATCGTTTTACGCAATAACTTTTATATAGATCCGAGTTCTATTGAGGACTACATCGCCCGCGACGGCTATGCCGGATTAGGCAAGGCCGTTACGCAGATGCAGCCGGCGGAAATTATTGAGGAGATGAGGCGGTCAGGGCTTCGCGGCCGTGGCGGCGCCGGTTTCTCCGTGGCAATGAAGTGGGGATACACTGCATTGGCTAAAGGATCGTCCAAATATGTGGTTTGTAACGGTGAGGAAGGCGACCCGGGCGCCTTTATGGACAGGTCTGTTCTGGAAGGTGACCCCCACAGTATCATCGAAGGCATGGCTATTGGCGGTCGCGCCATCGGCGCGGAGAAGGGTTATATCTATGTGCGGGTGGAATACCAGTTAGCTATTGAAAGGTTGGAACATGCCATTCAAAAAGCTTATGAACGTGGTTTTCTAGGCAAGAACATCTTTGATTCGGGGTTTAACTTTGACATTGAAATCCGGATTGGGGCAGGCGCCTTTGTCTGCGGTGAAGAAACTGCCCTTTTAACTTCCATTGAAGGCAAGCGCGGCGAGCCCAGACCCCGGCCGCCATTCCCGGCCAGCGAAGGTGTGTGGGGTAAACCCACGGTGTTGAATAACGTTGAAACGTGGGCCAATGTACCCAAAATTATTCACAGGGGCGCCGACTGGTTTGCTTCCATTGGCAGCGAGAAGAGTAAGGGGACCAAGGTTTTTACTCTGGCCGGCCAAGTTAACCACATCGGTATTGTGGAAGTACCCATGGGCACTACCATAAAGGAAATTATTTACGATATTGGCGGCGGAATCCAGGGAAATAAGGAATTTAAAGCCGTCCAAATCGGCGGTCCCTCCGGCGGCTGCATTCCGGCCGCTCTTCTGGATACGCCGGTGGATTATGACTCTCTCGGCGCGCCTGGCGCAATCATGGGTTCCGGTGGAATGATCGTTATGGATGAGAACACCTGCATGGTGGATATCGCCAAGTTCTTTATGGACTTCTGCGTGGATGAGTCTTGCGGCAAGTGTTCTCCCTGCCGGATCGGCACCAAACGGATGCTGGAGATTTTGGAGCGCATCACCACCGGCGGGGGAAGAGAGGGAGATATTGAGCTGCTGGAAGAATCGGGTGAGATGATTAAGTTGACCGCCTTATGCGGCTTGGGTTACACTGCGCCCAACTCGGTTTTGAGCACAATCCGCTATTTTCGGAACGAGTACGAGGAACATATCAGGGAACACAAGTGTGCCGCTAATGTATGCCAGTTTAAAAAATAA
- a CDS encoding helix-turn-helix transcriptional regulator → MENNIKTINEINITNRSIAPKVVLQEEDLQGLLKNNERLVSICKSILRRIPDSFFSMGNILMLCDNRGYITNLTGDLEIIQWLFERSFKLGTCMNFESSGLNAVSLALQTAQLSEVKWRLHHCVSLRRWSSVAIPVEVRESIIGMLNLMTPLTIETAESKVIVQLLSDYISIRLEQNDKNDKFYYSADKREFYGTLILSTDLNLTIKEIEVIYRLYIGEKLAELPGKMSLSPNTIKSHVKSIYGKFGVSKLNDCLDEVHQLFL, encoded by the coding sequence GTGGAGAACAATATCAAGACGATAAATGAGATTAATATTACTAATCGCTCTATTGCGCCGAAAGTCGTTTTACAAGAGGAAGACCTGCAGGGACTTTTAAAAAACAATGAACGGTTAGTAAGTATCTGCAAATCAATTTTACGAAGGATACCCGATAGTTTTTTTTCTATGGGAAATATACTGATGTTGTGCGATAATCGAGGATATATAACAAATCTGACTGGTGATTTGGAAATAATTCAATGGTTGTTTGAACGCAGTTTTAAACTTGGCACGTGTATGAATTTTGAGAGCAGTGGTCTAAATGCAGTCAGTTTGGCCTTGCAAACCGCGCAATTATCGGAGGTGAAATGGAGACTGCACCATTGTGTATCCCTAAGAAGATGGTCAAGTGTTGCGATACCGGTGGAAGTTAGAGAAAGCATTATTGGCATGCTTAATCTTATGACGCCATTAACGATAGAAACTGCTGAAAGTAAGGTGATAGTTCAATTATTAAGCGATTATATTTCCATCCGTTTAGAACAAAATGATAAAAATGATAAATTTTATTACTCAGCTGACAAGCGGGAATTTTATGGAACTTTAATACTGAGTACAGACTTGAATTTAACTATTAAGGAGATAGAAGTCATTTACAGGCTATATATAGGCGAAAAACTAGCCGAATTGCCAGGGAAAATGTCTTTGTCCCCCAACACAATAAAAAGCCATGTTAAAAGCATATATGGCAAATTTGGCGTTAGTAAACTGAATGATTGTCTTGATGAGGTTCACCAATTATTTTTATAA
- a CDS encoding helix-turn-helix transcriptional regulator → MDNSVKKANRLEITNRFIHPKKVLPEQELQELLKHNELLISVSKPILRKILDSCISMGNLLMLCDSQGYITNLSGDLEIIQWLFERGFKLGTCMDYESSGLNAVSLAIQTKQLSEVKGRLHHCVSLRKWSSVAAPIQFQGNIVAMINLMTPLAVETTESKVIVQLLSDYISIHLEKCEKSYDSIAKNVFYGTLILNTDLNLTIKEIDIIYRLYQGEKLAELPTKMSLSPNTIKSHVKSIYSKFGVNKLIDCLDAVQLIFEKANEIN, encoded by the coding sequence ATGGACAATAGTGTAAAAAAGGCAAATAGACTTGAAATCACTAACCGCTTTATTCATCCTAAAAAAGTTTTGCCGGAACAAGAATTACAAGAACTTTTGAAACATAATGAATTGCTGATAAGTGTTTCTAAGCCAATTTTACGGAAAATTCTGGACAGTTGTATTTCTATGGGAAACTTATTGATGTTATGCGACAGCCAAGGGTATATAACCAATCTAAGTGGCGATTTGGAAATAATTCAATGGTTATTTGAACGTGGGTTTAAACTTGGCACGTGCATGGATTACGAAAGCAGCGGGCTAAATGCAGTTAGTTTAGCAATACAAACCAAGCAATTATCAGAAGTAAAGGGGAGACTGCATCATTGCGTATCCCTGCGAAAGTGGTCAAGTGTCGCAGCTCCTATACAATTTCAGGGAAATATTGTTGCAATGATTAATCTCATGACGCCGTTAGCGGTTGAAACCACTGAAAGTAAAGTGATAGTTCAACTATTAAGCGACTATATTTCCATCCACTTGGAAAAGTGCGAAAAATCCTATGATTCAATTGCTAAAAATGTGTTTTACGGAACTTTGATACTGAATACAGACTTGAATTTGACTATTAAAGAGATAGATATTATTTATAGATTGTATCAAGGCGAAAAGCTAGCCGAATTACCGACAAAAATGTCTTTATCTCCCAATACAATAAAGAGCCATGTAAAAAGCATATACAGCAAATTTGGTGTCAATAAATTAATCGATTGTTTGGACGCAGTGCAATTGATATTCGAAAAGGCCAATGAAATAAATTGA
- a CDS encoding GIY-YIG nuclease family protein, with product MIKDKDMPYTYILQCADGTYYTGWAAELAARLAAHNKGTGARYTRSRLPVCLVYWEYQPDQSQAQRREWEIKSLTRQEKEQLLGAGMLLYNQEGGIIMNIFDFALKMELDGEKYYRELAEGVKYNDLKTVLEGLATDEQRHYKIIQLIQKQTLNHIEADPSLSKTPNVFAINTNKDFVTGNSELIAKLKDEQIDIYRAALVKEKESVELYKKLKENAEKLEEKMIWEQLMHEEENHVELIDNIIEMLNHVNDWVEAAEFNHQDIY from the coding sequence TTGATAAAGGATAAAGATATGCCCTACACCTATATTCTTCAATGTGCGGACGGAACCTATTATACAGGCTGGGCTGCCGAGCTTGCCGCAAGACTTGCCGCTCATAACAAGGGAACCGGGGCACGCTATACCCGCAGCCGGCTTCCCGTTTGTCTGGTATACTGGGAGTATCAGCCTGATCAGAGTCAGGCTCAGAGACGGGAATGGGAGATCAAGAGTTTGACACGTCAGGAAAAAGAGCAGTTATTAGGAGCAGGGATGCTGCTTTACAATCAGGAGGGAGGTATAATCATGAATATTTTTGATTTTGCATTAAAAATGGAATTGGATGGTGAAAAATATTATAGAGAGCTTGCCGAAGGAGTTAAATATAATGACCTAAAAACGGTTTTAGAAGGTCTTGCGACAGATGAGCAGCGCCACTATAAAATTATTCAGTTGATCCAAAAACAAACTTTGAACCATATTGAGGCTGATCCTTCTTTAAGCAAAACACCAAATGTTTTTGCAATTAATACAAATAAAGATTTTGTTACCGGAAATAGCGAGTTAATTGCAAAACTAAAAGACGAACAAATTGACATATACAGAGCAGCGCTGGTAAAAGAGAAAGAGAGTGTAGAGCTTTATAAAAAACTAAAAGAAAATGCAGAAAAGCTAGAGGAAAAAATGATTTGGGAACAACTTATGCATGAGGAAGAAAACCATGTTGAACTGATTGATAATATTATTGAAATGTTGAACCATGTTAATGACTGGGTAGAAGCGGCAGAGTTTAATCATCAAGATATATATTAG
- a CDS encoding peptidylprolyl isomerase produces the protein MKSLRLFFVLVLAAGLLLTGCAGRAAGPSADPPASDSGQNQAAAKKNSIALFETSMGNFKVELFEDKAPITSQNFITLVNKKFYDGLIFHRVIDGFMIQGGDPRGNGTGGPGYTIPDEFNPELKHSGPGILSMANAGPNTGGSQFFITLVATPWLDKHHAVFGKVVEGLEVVQAIGKSKTGPNDKPVENVVIKKITIQPGPGS, from the coding sequence ATGAAATCACTTCGCTTATTTTTTGTATTGGTATTGGCAGCCGGCCTGTTGCTGACCGGCTGTGCAGGCCGGGCGGCAGGACCGTCCGCCGATCCGCCGGCTTCTGATTCCGGGCAGAACCAGGCCGCCGCGAAGAAAAACAGCATCGCCTTGTTTGAGACATCAATGGGAAATTTTAAAGTAGAGCTTTTCGAAGATAAAGCTCCCATTACCAGTCAGAATTTCATTACCCTGGTGAATAAAAAGTTCTATGACGGACTGATTTTTCACCGGGTTATTGACGGTTTCATGATCCAAGGCGGCGACCCGAGAGGTAACGGGACAGGGGGGCCGGGCTATACCATTCCTGATGAGTTTAATCCGGAATTAAAACACAGCGGACCAGGAATCTTATCAATGGCCAACGCCGGCCCTAATACCGGCGGCTCCCAGTTTTTTATCACCCTGGTAGCCACTCCCTGGCTTGACAAACACCATGCGGTTTTTGGCAAAGTAGTGGAGGGGCTGGAAGTGGTGCAGGCCATCGGTAAAAGCAAAACCGGCCCCAATGACAAGCCGGTGGAAAATGTTGTGATTAAAAAAATAACCATTCAGCCCGGACCCGGTAGTTGA